From a region of the Microbacterium sp. nov. GSS16 genome:
- a CDS encoding rhomboid family intramembrane serine protease, whose product MTAPAAPAPRPSSAGRFLAPAALLAVMWAIQLLDAVLPGSFTGWGLRSWDPASLPGLVLGPLLHAGWAHLISNSLPLLVLGCLVAVEGARRFWAVTGIIAVVGGAGTWLLNAPGTLTVGASVLVFGYFGYTVLRVFAPGRVSHRIAYAAIALIVIVLYGTTVLTGIFGAGAGVSWQAHLFGAVGGGIAALAARRPARAPRPRVRS is encoded by the coding sequence GTGACCGCTCCCGCCGCTCCCGCCCCGCGCCCCTCTTCAGCTGGTCGCTTTCTCGCGCCGGCGGCGCTGCTCGCGGTGATGTGGGCGATCCAGCTGCTCGATGCCGTGCTGCCGGGGTCGTTCACCGGATGGGGACTGCGCTCCTGGGATCCCGCGAGTCTTCCCGGGCTCGTCCTCGGTCCGCTGCTGCACGCCGGCTGGGCGCATCTGATCAGCAATTCGCTGCCGCTGCTCGTTCTCGGCTGTCTGGTGGCGGTGGAGGGCGCGAGACGCTTCTGGGCCGTGACGGGGATCATCGCCGTGGTGGGCGGGGCGGGCACCTGGCTGCTCAACGCCCCGGGCACGCTCACCGTCGGCGCATCCGTGCTCGTGTTCGGATACTTCGGATACACCGTGCTGCGCGTATTCGCCCCCGGCCGTGTGTCGCACCGCATCGCCTACGCCGCGATAGCACTCATCGTCATCGTGCTGTACGGCACCACGGTGCTCACCGGCATCTTCGGCGCCGGTGCAGGGGTGTCGTGGCAGGCGCACCTGTTCGGGGCTGTCGGCGGCGGCATCGCCGCGCTGGCCGCGCGACGCCCCGCGCGCGCCCCGCGCCCCCGCGTGCGATCGTGA
- a CDS encoding acetate/propionate family kinase, translated as MSTAAARAARDGASRGSVLVINSGSSSLKYSLIDPSREVELGSGLIERIGQDAGIVSHTARVVAEPGEPVPTILDVRHSEERPIADHHEAFAVMLAQFAEHGPDLADHPPMAVGHRVVHGGARFFEPTVITSLVEINIEDLSVLAPLHNQANLAGIRAARAAFRDVPHVAVFDTAFHQTLSPAAYTYALDAAVAREHRIRRYGFHGTSHKYVSEAAASFLGRDLARLRQIVLHLGNGASMTAVDGGRSVETSMGFTPLEGLVMGTRTGDIDPAALFHLSRRAGLDTDELDELLNKRSGLLGLAGRSDMRDILAGRAAGEEAATLAYDVYVHRLRAYLGAYVAQLGGVDVIVFTAGVGENAVDVRADALATFGFLGVKLDAERNGTRGRGIRRISSDDSAVEVLVVPTDEELEIARQTLAVI; from the coding sequence ATGAGCACTGCCGCCGCACGCGCAGCACGGGACGGGGCGTCCCGGGGATCCGTGCTCGTCATCAACAGCGGCTCCTCATCGCTGAAGTACAGCCTCATCGATCCGTCTCGCGAGGTCGAGCTGGGCAGTGGACTCATCGAGCGCATCGGTCAGGACGCGGGCATCGTCAGCCATACGGCGCGCGTCGTCGCCGAACCAGGTGAGCCGGTCCCGACGATCCTCGACGTGCGCCATTCGGAGGAGCGGCCCATCGCGGATCATCACGAGGCGTTCGCCGTCATGCTCGCCCAGTTCGCCGAGCACGGGCCAGACCTCGCAGACCACCCGCCGATGGCGGTCGGCCATCGTGTCGTGCACGGGGGAGCGCGGTTCTTCGAGCCGACGGTGATCACCTCGCTCGTCGAGATCAACATCGAAGACCTCAGCGTCCTCGCGCCGCTGCACAACCAGGCGAACCTGGCCGGTATCAGGGCCGCGCGCGCGGCGTTCCGCGACGTGCCCCACGTGGCGGTGTTCGACACCGCGTTCCACCAGACCCTCTCTCCCGCGGCGTACACCTACGCGCTCGATGCAGCCGTCGCGCGCGAGCACCGCATCCGCCGGTACGGGTTCCACGGCACCAGCCACAAGTACGTCTCCGAGGCCGCCGCGTCGTTCCTCGGGCGCGACCTCGCGCGGCTGCGTCAGATCGTGCTCCACCTCGGCAACGGGGCATCCATGACGGCCGTCGACGGCGGCCGCTCGGTCGAGACCTCGATGGGCTTCACCCCGCTCGAGGGCCTTGTGATGGGCACCCGCACGGGCGACATCGACCCGGCAGCGCTGTTCCACCTGTCCCGCCGGGCCGGACTCGACACGGACGAGCTGGACGAGCTGCTCAACAAGCGCAGCGGCCTGCTGGGTCTCGCCGGACGCAGCGACATGCGCGACATCCTCGCCGGACGCGCGGCAGGCGAGGAAGCGGCGACGCTGGCCTACGACGTGTACGTGCACCGCCTGCGCGCCTACCTGGGCGCGTACGTCGCGCAGCTGGGCGGGGTCGATGTCATCGTCTTCACCGCCGGCGTCGGCGAGAACGCCGTCGACGTGCGTGCCGACGCGCTGGCCACGTTCGGATTCCTCGGCGTGAAGCTCGACGCGGAGCGCAACGGGACCCGCGGACGCGGCATCCGTCGCATCTCCTCGGACGACTCGGCAGTGGAGGTGCTCGTCGTCCCCACCGATGAGGAGCTCGAGATCGCCCGCCAGACCCTGGCCGTCATCTGA
- a CDS encoding HAD family hydrolase produces MSDALPDLHRTTGVLFDLDGVLTPTAEVHMRAWQKVFDEVFARWGIEPAYTDDDYFAYVDGKKRYDGVASLLRSRNVELPWGEVTDPPAAETVCGVGNRKNDAFIAVLRSEGIAPYPGSLALLESLRDAGVPMGVVSSSKNAEEVLASAGIRDFFRVVVDGLVAERDHLASKPAPDMFLDGARMLGVDPAAAIAVEDAVSGVSSAAAAGYGDVVGVDRGAGAAALRAAGATCIVDDLARLLDDAQN; encoded by the coding sequence ATGTCTGACGCTCTCCCCGATCTGCATCGCACCACCGGCGTGCTCTTCGACCTCGACGGTGTGCTCACGCCGACCGCCGAGGTGCACATGCGCGCCTGGCAGAAGGTCTTCGACGAGGTGTTCGCGCGCTGGGGAATCGAGCCGGCCTACACCGATGACGACTACTTCGCGTACGTCGACGGCAAGAAGCGCTACGACGGGGTCGCCAGCCTGCTGCGCAGCCGCAACGTCGAGCTGCCCTGGGGAGAGGTGACCGACCCGCCCGCGGCCGAGACGGTGTGCGGCGTAGGCAACCGCAAGAACGACGCGTTCATCGCCGTGCTGCGCAGCGAGGGGATCGCCCCGTATCCGGGTTCGCTCGCGCTGCTCGAGAGCCTGCGCGACGCCGGTGTGCCGATGGGGGTCGTGTCGAGCTCGAAGAACGCGGAGGAGGTGCTCGCGAGCGCCGGCATCCGCGATTTCTTCCGCGTCGTCGTCGACGGGCTCGTCGCCGAGCGCGACCACCTCGCATCCAAGCCCGCGCCCGACATGTTCCTCGACGGCGCCCGGATGCTCGGGGTCGACCCCGCCGCGGCCATCGCCGTCGAGGATGCCGTGTCCGGCGTCTCCTCGGCGGCCGCCGCAGGATATGGGGACGTGGTCGGCGTCGACCGCGGCGCGGGCGCCGCGGCTCTGCGCGCGGCGGGTGCGACCTGTATCGTCGATGATCTTGCCCGTCTGCTCGACGACGCGCAGAACTGA
- the pta gene encoding phosphate acetyltransferase: protein MARSIYITSAEGHTGKSTIALGVLDAVMRVSPRVGVFRPIIRSAEERDAVLELLLAHDGVHLEHDDCVGVTYDDVRHDPDAALGTIVARFKAVEAQCDAVIVVGSDYTDVAGPAELGYNARIAANLGVPVMLVLSGRDSQNQAEQLGTTTARTPAQVQQLAALAIAELTAERAELFALVVNRAEPDQLAEIIDLVEDARTPVWAIPEERSLVAPSMRGIMHAVDGRLVRGGDDLLEREAYSIVIAGMSMVNVLPRLTEGSVVVIAADRSETLLATVLAAASGTFPDLAGIVLNGPFELPEQILQLIDGFELLVPIIATDLGTFDTAVRIMGSRGRMSPESAQRYQTALELFQKHVDISELTDQMGLAESTVVTPLMFQYGLIERARSERKRIVLPEGSDDRILRAASILLAREVADLTILGDEASIRARAGALGLDISAAQVLSPTDPTLVQRFAEEYARLRAHKGVTQQQAADTVTDVSYFGTMMVHLGLADGMVSGAAHTTAHTIRPSFEIIKTKPGVEVVSSVFLMALADRVLVYGDCAVIPDPTSAQLADIAISSAATARRFGIDPRVAMLSYSTGESGSGADVEKVRAATALVREREPSLPVEGPIQYDAAADAAVAKAKLPGSEVAGRATVFIFPDLNTGNNTYKAVQRSAGAVAIGPVLQGLNKPINDLSRGALVDDIVNTVAITAIQAQGDRA from the coding sequence GTGGCACGCAGCATCTACATCACGTCTGCCGAAGGACACACGGGCAAGTCGACGATCGCGCTCGGCGTGCTCGACGCGGTGATGCGCGTCTCGCCGCGCGTCGGCGTCTTCCGCCCGATCATCCGCTCAGCCGAGGAGCGCGACGCCGTGCTCGAGCTGCTGCTGGCGCATGACGGCGTGCACCTCGAGCACGACGACTGCGTCGGCGTCACCTACGACGATGTGCGCCACGACCCCGACGCCGCTCTCGGCACGATCGTCGCCCGCTTCAAGGCCGTCGAAGCGCAGTGCGACGCGGTCATCGTCGTCGGCAGCGACTACACCGACGTGGCAGGACCGGCCGAACTCGGCTACAACGCCAGGATCGCCGCCAACCTCGGCGTCCCGGTGATGCTCGTGCTCTCGGGTCGCGACAGCCAGAACCAGGCCGAGCAGCTGGGCACCACCACCGCCCGCACGCCCGCTCAGGTGCAGCAGCTCGCCGCTCTCGCGATCGCCGAGCTCACCGCCGAGCGCGCCGAGCTGTTCGCCCTCGTCGTCAACCGCGCCGAGCCCGACCAGCTCGCCGAGATCATCGATCTGGTCGAAGACGCCCGCACACCGGTATGGGCCATTCCCGAGGAGCGCTCACTGGTCGCGCCGTCGATGCGGGGGATCATGCACGCCGTCGACGGGCGGCTCGTGCGCGGCGGTGACGATCTGCTCGAGCGCGAGGCGTACAGCATCGTGATCGCCGGGATGTCGATGGTCAACGTGCTGCCGCGCCTGACCGAGGGATCGGTGGTCGTGATCGCAGCCGACCGCAGCGAGACGCTGCTCGCCACGGTGCTCGCCGCGGCCTCCGGCACGTTCCCCGACCTCGCCGGCATCGTGCTGAACGGGCCGTTCGAGCTGCCCGAGCAGATCCTGCAGCTCATCGACGGATTCGAGCTGCTCGTGCCGATCATCGCAACCGACCTCGGCACCTTCGACACGGCGGTGCGCATCATGGGCTCACGCGGCCGGATGAGCCCCGAGTCCGCGCAGCGCTACCAGACGGCGCTCGAGCTGTTCCAGAAGCACGTCGACATCTCGGAGCTGACCGACCAGATGGGGCTCGCCGAGTCGACGGTCGTCACCCCGCTGATGTTCCAGTACGGGCTGATCGAGCGGGCGCGCAGCGAGCGCAAGCGGATCGTCCTCCCCGAGGGATCCGACGACCGGATTCTGCGGGCTGCATCCATCCTCCTCGCGCGTGAGGTGGCCGATCTCACCATCCTCGGCGACGAGGCGAGCATCCGCGCCCGCGCGGGAGCGCTCGGACTCGACATCTCGGCCGCGCAGGTGCTCAGCCCGACCGACCCGACGCTCGTGCAGCGCTTCGCCGAAGAGTACGCGCGCCTGCGCGCGCACAAGGGCGTCACGCAGCAGCAGGCCGCAGACACCGTCACCGACGTGTCGTACTTCGGAACCATGATGGTGCACCTCGGACTCGCCGACGGGATGGTCTCAGGAGCGGCTCACACCACGGCGCACACCATCCGTCCCTCCTTCGAGATCATCAAGACCAAGCCCGGTGTCGAGGTCGTCTCGAGCGTCTTCCTGATGGCGCTCGCCGACCGGGTGCTCGTGTACGGCGACTGCGCGGTGATCCCGGATCCCACGAGCGCCCAGCTGGCGGACATCGCGATCTCGTCCGCGGCGACCGCGCGGCGCTTCGGCATAGATCCGCGTGTCGCGATGCTGTCGTACTCGACGGGCGAGTCCGGCTCGGGCGCCGACGTCGAGAAGGTGCGCGCGGCGACCGCGCTGGTGCGCGAGCGCGAGCCCTCGCTGCCGGTCGAAGGTCCCATCCAGTACGACGCCGCCGCCGATGCGGCCGTGGCCAAGGCCAAGCTGCCGGGCTCGGAGGTCGCCGGACGCGCCACGGTGTTCATCTTCCCCGACCTCAACACCGGCAACAACACGTACAAGGCTGTGCAGCGCTCAGCCGGCGCCGTCGCGATCGGCCCGGTGCTGCAGGGCCTCAACAAGCCGATCAACGATCTGTCGCGCGGCGCTCTCGTCGACGACATCGTGAACACGGTCGCGATCACGGCGATCCAGGCGCAGGGAGATCGGGCATGA
- a CDS encoding glycoside hydrolase family 65 protein — protein MIDRDRYPVDPWRLIETRYDEEGVSETVFTVGNGYLGLRGNHIEGRGAHEHGTFINGLHETWPIRHAEQAYGFAEVGQTIVNAPDAKIMRVYIDDEPLSFDEMEVHEYSRALDMRTGVLQRDVVWVTPSGKRVRMRDERMVSFEERHLAVLRLELTVENADAPVTVSCQMINRQDGAGIYAGDPMARKGDGGAGFDPRKSNRITERVLQPVEYWQDGLRSALSYRVSDSGMTVAVVADHLIETENEYSARTLVEPDIAKNVFRIQAKAGVPVRIDKIVSYHSSRGVPPRELVDRCRRSLDRVGVEGVDALFAAQRAWLDAFWERSDVRIAGHDDLQQATRWCLFQLAQAASRADGNGVAAKGLTGSGYSGHYFWDTEIYVLPFLTYTSPQWAKNALRSRVMMLPAARRRAAQLNEAGALFPWRTINGEEASAYYAAGTAQYHINADVSFALGKYVRATGDLDFLRREGADIAVETARLWATLGFWRGTNGDSTFHIHGVTGPDEYTTVVNDNLFTNVMARYNLRFAARIVGEMAVNAPAAYAALVERTGLDDGERDAWMRAAEAIHIPYSEALGIHPQDAFFLEREVWDLEGTPAEMRPLLLHYHPLVIYRFQVLKQADVVLALFLQGNHFTQEEKLADFDYYDPLTTGDSTLSAVVQSIMAAEVGYQDLAREYFEQALYVDLADLHNNASDGVHVASAGGIWTALVSGFGGMRDHDGELSFDPRLPLDWPELSYPLQWRGSQLQVTITRNQLDLEVRDGDAVEFTVRGAAHRAAVGEPASVLLAGQGPVRPGRPTLRGIEDARRDDGTRLSVSLPVTTTTIPIIDAFEA, from the coding sequence ATGATCGATCGCGACCGCTACCCCGTCGACCCCTGGCGTCTCATCGAGACCCGCTACGACGAGGAGGGGGTGTCGGAGACCGTCTTCACCGTCGGAAACGGCTACCTGGGGCTGCGCGGCAACCACATCGAGGGGCGCGGGGCGCACGAGCACGGCACCTTCATCAACGGCCTGCACGAGACCTGGCCGATCCGCCACGCCGAGCAGGCGTACGGGTTCGCGGAGGTCGGGCAGACGATCGTCAACGCGCCTGACGCCAAGATCATGCGCGTCTACATCGACGACGAGCCGCTCTCATTCGACGAGATGGAGGTGCACGAGTACTCGCGAGCGCTCGACATGCGCACCGGGGTGCTGCAGCGTGACGTCGTCTGGGTGACGCCGTCGGGCAAGCGCGTGCGCATGCGCGACGAGCGGATGGTCAGCTTCGAAGAGCGCCACCTCGCCGTGCTCCGTCTCGAGCTGACGGTCGAGAACGCCGATGCGCCGGTCACGGTCAGCTGCCAGATGATCAACCGGCAGGATGGCGCGGGGATCTACGCCGGCGATCCGATGGCGCGGAAGGGCGACGGCGGGGCCGGCTTCGATCCGCGCAAGAGCAACAGGATCACCGAGCGCGTGCTGCAGCCGGTGGAGTACTGGCAGGACGGGCTGCGCTCGGCTCTGTCGTACCGGGTCTCCGACTCGGGGATGACGGTCGCCGTCGTCGCCGATCACCTCATCGAGACCGAGAACGAGTACAGCGCGCGCACGCTCGTCGAGCCCGATATCGCGAAGAACGTGTTCCGGATCCAGGCGAAGGCCGGGGTGCCGGTCCGGATCGACAAGATCGTCAGCTACCACAGCTCGCGCGGCGTCCCGCCCCGCGAGCTCGTGGACCGCTGCCGCCGTTCCCTCGACCGTGTCGGGGTGGAGGGGGTGGATGCCCTGTTCGCCGCGCAGCGCGCGTGGCTCGACGCGTTCTGGGAGCGCTCCGACGTGCGCATCGCCGGCCATGACGACCTGCAGCAGGCCACCCGCTGGTGCCTGTTCCAGCTCGCGCAGGCCGCCTCGAGGGCCGATGGCAACGGCGTGGCTGCGAAGGGCCTGACCGGCTCTGGCTACAGCGGACACTACTTCTGGGACACCGAGATCTACGTGCTGCCCTTCCTCACCTACACCTCGCCGCAGTGGGCCAAGAACGCGCTGCGCTCGCGGGTGATGATGCTTCCGGCCGCCCGCCGGCGCGCCGCTCAGCTGAACGAGGCGGGTGCGCTGTTCCCGTGGCGCACGATCAACGGCGAAGAGGCCTCGGCGTACTACGCCGCCGGCACGGCGCAGTACCACATCAACGCCGACGTCAGCTTCGCGCTGGGCAAGTACGTGCGCGCCACCGGCGATCTCGACTTCCTGCGCCGGGAGGGCGCCGACATCGCCGTCGAGACCGCGCGCCTGTGGGCGACGCTCGGCTTCTGGCGCGGCACGAACGGCGACTCGACGTTCCACATCCACGGGGTGACCGGGCCGGACGAGTACACCACGGTCGTCAACGACAACCTGTTCACGAACGTGATGGCCCGCTACAACCTGCGCTTCGCGGCGCGCATCGTCGGCGAGATGGCCGTGAACGCCCCTGCCGCGTACGCGGCGCTGGTCGAGCGCACCGGTCTCGACGACGGTGAGCGGGATGCCTGGATGCGCGCGGCCGAGGCGATCCACATCCCGTACAGCGAGGCGCTAGGCATCCACCCGCAGGACGCGTTCTTCCTGGAGCGCGAGGTGTGGGACCTCGAGGGGACGCCGGCCGAGATGCGTCCGCTGCTGCTGCACTACCACCCACTGGTGATCTACCGCTTCCAGGTGCTCAAGCAGGCCGATGTGGTGCTGGCGCTGTTCCTTCAGGGCAACCACTTCACCCAAGAGGAGAAGCTGGCCGACTTCGACTACTACGACCCGCTGACCACGGGCGATTCGACCCTGTCGGCGGTCGTCCAGTCGATCATGGCGGCCGAGGTGGGCTATCAGGATCTCGCCCGCGAGTACTTCGAGCAGGCGCTGTACGTCGACCTGGCTGACCTGCACAACAATGCCTCCGACGGGGTGCACGTCGCGTCGGCGGGCGGGATCTGGACCGCGCTCGTCAGCGGCTTCGGCGGCATGCGCGATCACGACGGCGAGCTGAGCTTCGACCCCCGTCTGCCGCTCGACTGGCCCGAGCTGTCGTACCCGCTGCAATGGCGTGGCTCGCAGCTGCAGGTCACCATCACGCGCAACCAGCTCGACCTCGAGGTGCGCGACGGCGATGCCGTCGAGTTCACCGTGCGCGGCGCGGCGCATCGCGCGGCGGTCGGGGAGCCCGCGTCGGTGCTGCTCGCGGGCCAGGGCCCGGTGCGGCCGGGGCGGCCGACGCTGCGCGGCATCGAGGATGCCCGCCGCGACGACGGCACCCGTCTGTCGGTCTCGCTCCCGGTGACCACGACGACCATCCCCATCATCGACGCGTTCGAGGCCTGA